The Desulfuromonas thiophila genome contains the following window.
ATGATTATGGATCAGGATGGCGCTGTGGGGGGGTGGCTCCGGCCGGGACAGCAGCGCCAGCAGATCGCTGGTAGTCAGGGGTTGCACCCTTTGCAGCTGCTGGCTGGCATCGGTTTGACCAATACAATACAGGGCGTTTCCAGCATTTTCGTCGATGATTTGGCGCAATTGAGCAATGCAATGCGATGGATAGACGTCTTGGGGGGACTGGTCACTCACGGGTTCAGGCTTTGGTTGAGGGGAACGGTGGTTGCGGTCGACGCGGACCTGGCGATGGCCAGAGGTCGTTACCATATCACCAAGAAGGCTGAAGAGGGTTTTTTTTGTCGAGGTGCGCCAGGCTTGACGGTTGCAGTTGGGCGGAGTAAGATCGCCCGCCAGAATCCAGACGGTCAGACTCGGAAAACAGGGCTGGTCGGGAAAGGAAAGGTCAGGCGATGTATACCGATAAAGTGATGGATCATTTTTCCAATCCGCGCAACGTGGGGCAGATTGACAATCCCAACGTTGTTGTCAAGGTCGGTGACCCCGGCTGTGGCGATGCGGTGTTGATTTTTCTGAAAATCGAAAACGATATCATCGTTGACATCAAATACCGGGTTTATGGATGTGGTGCTGCCATTGCCACCACCTCGATGGCCAGTACCTTGGTAAAAGGCAAGACGTTGACCGATGCGCTGGAAGTGACTGACGAGCGTGTGGCTGAGGCCCTCGGTGGCCTGCCCGAGAGCAAGATGCACTGCTCCAATCTGGCGGCGACGGCGATTCGGGCCGCGGTCACCCGTTACCTGCATCCGCCGGAGGTCAAGGCGGGTGGTGAAGGCAGCGGAAACTGACCGCCTGCCGCCGACCTTCGGTCGGGCAAATGAATTGAATATCCTCCCACAGAGGGCCCCGCCGGAACGATTTCCTGCGGGGCCCTTTTGATTTCAGTGCCAGGGGAAGTCTTCCAATGCCTGGTGCAAGCCGTTGGTCAGGGAGGTGGGTTGCAGGGCGAAAGTGTCGCACCAGCGCTGATCGTCGCAGCAGTTGCCGGCCAGCAGCAAGTCAATCTGTTCTACTGTTACCGGATAGGAGGACAGGTGTTGCAGGGGGCGGCTGAGCCAACGCATCAGGCTGGCCGGCTGATGCAGTTTGAGTGGTGGTTTTTTGCCAAGGGCCAGGGCTACGGCATCAATCAATTCATTGTAGCTAAGCCGATCCGGGCCGCAGCAGGGGTAGGTTTGTCCGTGGCTGTCTGGTTGCTCCAGGGCGGAGACAAAGGCTCCGGCGATGTCGTCAACCGCGACTGGAGCCAGCGGGTAGCGGCCATCACCGATGACTGGCACCGCCGGCAGCAGGCGGACCTGCTGGGCCAGCATGCGAGTGAAGGCACCCTGCCGGCCGTAGATCAGCGAGGGACGGAAGATGGTCCAGTCCAACGCGCTCTGGCGCACCAGTTCCTCGGCGCGGCCCTTGCTGTCACAGTAGCCGCTGGGACTGCCGCTGCGAGCGCCATTGGCACTCATATGCAGATAACGACGGATGCCGGCCCGCTGGGCGGCGGCCAGCACCCGTCGGCTGGCCTCGACGTGGAGGCGCTGGTAGGTAATATTCTGTTGCGGGTACTGGCGGATGATGCCGACCAGATGGATGGCGGCTTGGCAACCGGCGGCGGCACGGTCGAGGCTGGTATCATCCAGCACGTCGCCGGTAAAGGCAAGGGCCCCATGGGCGGGGGGCAGGGCATTCGGGCGGCGCACCAGGCAGTGAACCTGGTGGCCATGATGCAGCAGGCAGGTCAGGACGGCTTGACCGACAAAACCGGTGGCGCCGGTGAGAAGGATTTTCATGGTAGGCCTCCGTCGCTGGAGCGGATGGGAATCGGAAGTAGACAGGTTTTCTGCCTCTGGCTGCCGGGCAGTATAACAGGCTTTCGAACTGGGCCAAGCGGCCATTTTGCGGGCTGTCCGGAGCTGCTTCGGAAGGGGTCTGAAGACCAGCTAAAATCAGGGACAAGCATTCTGTAACAACCTGAAATAACATGAGTCAGTAGTGGATCTACTGCATACAGTATACCCTATTTTTCCCTTGACAAAGGCAGTCGATTGACCTAACGTGCACGACGCTGAAACCACTGGTTGCGGCCTGCCAAGTCCCGAAGTCAACCCTGTCTGGAGGAGCTGTTTTCATGCTAGAGAGTTATCTGCCGATACTCGTCCTCATAGCCCTCGCCGTCCTGTTCGCTCTGGGATCCGTTGTTTTTTCATTCATTTTCGGACCCAAAAAGCCCAGCGCGGTCAAGCTGGCTCCCTACGAGTGTGGGATGCCGCTCTTCGGAACGGCGCGCGAGCGTTTTTCCGTCAAGTTCTACATTGTCGCCATGTTGTTTATTCTGTTCGACATTGAAGCGGTATTTCTCTATCCCTGGGCGGTGGTGTTTAAGCGGCTGGGCATGTTCGGCTTTATCGAAATGGGTGTTTTTATCCTGATTTTGCTGGTGGGTTACGTTTACGTCTGGAAAAAAGGAGCGCTGGAATGGGAGTGAATCAGCAGGAGATTGCGCCGTCCCTGGCGGAACACAACAATGTGCTGGGCAACAATATCCTGACCGCGTCTCTCGATAAGCTGGTGAACTGGTCGCGGTCACGGTCGCTGTGGCCGATGACCTTCGGTCTGGCCTGCTGTGCCATTGAGATGATGGCGGCCGGCGCGGCCCGTTTCGACCTTGACCGGCTGGGGGTTCTGTTTCGGGCGTCACCCCGCCAGGCTGATGTCATCATTATTGCCGGTACCGTGACCCACAAGATGATGCCGGTTATCCGTACTGTCTACGAGCAGATGCCCGAGCCCAAATATGTCATTGCCATGGGGGCCTGCGCCTCATCTGGCGGCGTGTTCGATACCTACAGCGTGCTGCAGGGCATTGATCAGGAGCTGCCGGTGGATGTCTATGTGCCCGGTTGTCCGCCGCGGCCCGAAGGACTGCTGTATGGTCTGATCAAGCTGCAGGAAAAGATCATGCGGGAACGGAACAGTTTCGGTGCCGCCATTGGCGCCGGCCAGGTCATTCGCGGATAGAGATTCATTCTTGAAACGCACCGCCTGGCGGTTGCGGATGAGGGTAAGGGACTATGAGTCAAGCTGTCGTTGCAAAGCTGAAGGAAGCCTTCCCGGCTGCGGTCGGGTCGGTGCGGGAGCATCGCGGCGAGTGGACGGTGGTTGTCGACCGCGCGCAGGTTGTTGCTGTTTGCCGTTATCTTAAGGAACAGGCTGGTTACAATTTCCTTTGTGACCTCTGTGGTGTGGACTATCTCGGTCGCCAGCCGCGTTTCGAGGTGGTCTACAATCTTTACAACATTGCCACCAAAGAGCGGCTGCGCCTGAAGGTTCAGGTGCCCGAGGCGGACGCCTGCGTTGAAACCGTGTCGGGGGTCTGGAGTACGGCCAACTGGCATGAGCGGGAGTGCTGGGACCTGCTTGGTATTCGCTTTGCCAGCCACCCGGATTTGCGGCGTATTCTGATGCCGGACAACTGGCAGGGCCACCCCCTGCGTAAGGACTACCCGCTGCAGGGGCCCGGTCGTGAGCCTTACCAGGGACGTCTTTCCTGATTGATCACTGCCGGGCACTTCAACTGACGAGGCTTTCCTATGGCTAAAAAAGATATCATGACAATCAATATGGGCCCTCAGCACCCCTCGACCCACGGGGTGTTGCAGCTGGTCCTAGAGCTTGATGGCGAAACCGTTGTCGATGCGGTGCCGCACATTGGTTTTTTGCATCGCGGGGTAGAGAAGCTGGCGGAGAATCGCAGCTACCACCGGGCATTGCCGCTGACCGATCGGCTCGACTATCTGGCGCCAATGAGTAACAACCTGGGCTATGTGCTGGCTGTGGAGAAGCTGCTGGGCATCACGGACCTGATCCCTGAGCGTGCCAAGGTGGTGCGGGTCATGATGGCGGAGCTGACCCGCATCAAGAGTCACCTGGTCTGGCTGGCGACTCACGCGCTTGATATCGGCGCCATGACGGTATTTCTCTACTGCTTCCGTGAGCGCGAAGCCATCATGGATATGTACGAGAAGCTGTCCGGTGCCCGCATGACATCCAACTATTTCCGTGTTGGTGGTCTGTCGCAGGATCTGCCCGAGGGCTTCGAGGCCGATGTGCGGACCTTTATTGATGCCATGCCAGGTCATATTGAAACCTATGAAGGCTTGCTGACTGGCAACAAGATCTGGCAGAAGCGTACGATCGGTGTGGCGACGATCGATGCTGCTGCCGCTATTGATGTCGGCTTGAGCGGGCCCGCCCTGCGCGCTAGTGGCGTCGATTGGGATCTGCGGCGCGACAACCCCTACAGTGGCTATGAGGATTATGAATTCAAGGTTGTGACCCGCAGTGGTGGTGACACCTTCGATCGCTACAAGGTGCGGCTCGACGAAATGCGCGAATCCTGCAAGATCATTCGCCAGGCCCTTGATAAGCTTAAGCCCGGCCCCATTTTGGCCGATGCGCCGGGTGTCTGTTTGCCGGCAAAGAAGGATGTGGTCAGCAGTATTGAGGGGCTGATTCATCACTTCAAGCTGATCACTGACGGCTTCAAGCCCGAGGCGGGCGAGGTCTACCAGGGAATCGAGGCCCCCAAGGGGGAACTTGGCTACTATCTGGTTTCCGATGGTTCAGCTCAACCCTACCGCATGAAGATCCGGCCACCATCGTTTGTGAATCTGCAGGCCCTGCCCCAGATGGTCCGGGGCGCGCTGTTGGCTGATGTTATTGCCGCCATCGGAACCCTGGACATCGTTCTGGGTGAAATCGACCGTTGATCGTTTCCGTCGGTGCGGCCTGCTGGCCTGGCGGTGGAATAAACCGATAGAGAAAGAGGAAGATCATGCCTGAGATGCTTAGCCTCTCGAACGACCCCCTCCTGTTTGTCGCGGTGATGCTGGCCAAGATTCTGGCGGTGTTCGTCGTCGTCATCCTGATCGTGGCTTACGCTACCTACGCCGAGCGCAAGATCATTGGCCACATGCAGACGCGTCTTGGCCCGACCATGACCGGGCCGCTGGGGCTGTTGCAGCCGATTGCCGATGGATTGAAGCTGTTTTTCAAGGAGGACATCATCCCGGCTCAGGCCAGCAAGGTGGCCTTTGTGCTGGCGCCGATGATGATTCTGGTGCCAGCTTTCATCACCATCGCGGTGGTGCCTTTTGGTGGTGATATCGAGGTTGGTGGCTATCGTGTTCCGCTGCAGATAGCTGATCTGAATGTCGGTATCCTCTATGTTCTGGCCATGGCCGGCCTGGGGGTCTATGGCATTGTTCTGGCTGGTTGGGCCTCCAATAACAAGTATTCCCTTCTTGGTGGCGTGCGTTCCGCTGCGCAGATGATCTCCTATGAACTCGCGGCAGGCCTCTCGATCATCGCTGTGTTCATGCTGGCAGAAACCCTGAGCCTGCGCGGTATCGTTGCAGCCCAGTCCGGTTCGGTAATGAACTGGTACATTTTTTCACAGCCGCTGGCCTTCGTGTTGTTTGTGATTACCTCCATGGCTGAGGTCAACCGGACGCCCTTTGACTTGCCGGAAGCAGAAACCGAACTGGTTTCAGGTTTTTGCACCGAATATTCGTCGATGAAGTACGCCCTGTTCTTCATGGCTGAATATGCCAACATGGTGGTCGTATCGGCTATCGCATCCACACTGTTTCTGGGTGGTCCGGCCGGCCCGTTTCCCGGTGCCGTCAATCTGCTGCTGAAGGTGTTCGGATTCATGTTCTTCTTTATCTGGGTCCGGGCCACGATGCCGCGAGTGAAATATAACCAGTTGATGTTCATGGGCTGGAAGGTGTTTCTGCCGCTGGCGCTGCTGAACATTGTCGTGACCGGAATCGTGCTGGTGCTCTAGTCGCTGGCCAACATCGATACAAAGGAACAACCCATGATCAAAGAATTTATCCAGGGCCTGAGCATCACCGCCAAGCATCTTTTGCCGGGTCATTCCACGACGGTCGAATATCCCAAGGTCAAGTTGCAGCCGTCAGAACGCTTCCGTGGCCTGCATCGGTTGGTGCCAGCGCATAACCGCGAGAAATGTGTCGCCTGCTACCTGTGTCCGACCGTCTGTCCGGCCAAATGTATTACGGTAGAAGCGGCTGAGGACGAAAACGGCCTGAAATATCCGACGGTCTACCAGATTGACATGCTGCGTTGCATTTTCTGTGGCTACTGTGTTGAAGCCTGTCCTGTTGAAGCCATCGAAATGACAGGAGAGTATGAGCTGGCCAATTACACGCGGGAAGATTTCTGTTTCAGCAAAGATCGCCTGCTTAAATAAACGGTAGAGGAGCCTTACTCATGGATCTGTTGCAGCAGCTGTTTTTTTATCTGGTTGCGCTGGTGACTCTGGTTTCCGGCTTTCTGGTCATTCGGTGCAAAAACCCCATCAATAGCGCCATATCCCTTGTGATGACCTTTTTCTGCCTGGCGGTGTTTTATGTGATGCTGCATGCGCCCTTCATGGCGGCGGTACAGATCATGGTTTACGCCGGTGCCATCATGGTGCTGATCATGTTTGTTATTATGCTGCTCAATCTGGGCTCTGAAGTGGTGGGACGATACCGCCACGCGGTGACGGGAGCACTGGTGGCGGGTGGATTGCTGTTGCTGCAACTGCTGATTCTGGTCAAGCAGGGCGGTGTCAGTCCTACGGGCGGTACCATCAACGCCCAGACGGTCGAAGCGGTCGGCCATACCGAGTTGATTGGTTTTGCCATGTTCACCGATTTTCTGTTGCCGTTTGAAATCGCATCCATTCTGTTGCTGGTGGCCATTGTCGGTGCAGTGGTGCTGGCCAAGCGGGAGGTCTAGGGGGCGTTTATGATTACCGTTTATCACTATCTGGTGCTCAGCGCCATCCTGTTCAGCCTGGGTGTCATCGGTGTGCTGACCAGGCGTAATGCCATCGTGCTGTTCATGTGCGTTGAACTGATGCTCAATGCTGTCAATCTGTCCTTCATCGCCCTGTCAAGCCATCTGGGCAACATGGATGGCCAGGTGTTCGTCTTTTTCATTATGACGGTGGCTGCTGCCGAGGCGGCGGTTGGCCTGGCACTGATGATCGCCTTTTACCGCAACCGCGAGTCCATTGATGTCGAGGACTTCAGCCTGTTGAAATGGTAGTTTGTCGGGGTTGCGCCGGGTATCCAGACTCGCCTAGAGGAGAGATAGATGTACGATAAATTATGGCTCATCCCGCTGTTTCCCTTTCTGGGATTTCTGATCAACGGGCTGCTTGGCAGAAAAATCAAGAATGAAAAAGTCATTGGTGCCATTGGTACCCTTGCCATCTTTGCTTCCTTCCTGCTGTCGTGCCGTTATTTCCTGCAATTACTGGCCGATGAGGTCAAGGTGCACGAGGTTGTTGTCGCCAGTTGGATGTCGGTGGGCAGCCTGCAGGTGGACTGGGGTTTCCTGTTCGATCCCCTGTCGGCCCTGATGATGCTCAATGTCACCGGCTTGGCGACGCTGATTCACCTGTATTCCATTGGTTACATGCATGGTGAGGATGGCTATCCGCGTTATTTTTCCTACCTGAACCTGTTCACCTTCGCCATGTTGATGCTGGTGATGGGCAACAACGCCCTGGTGCTGTTTGTTGGCTGGGAGGGCGTCGGTCTGTGTTCATACCTGCTGATCGGTTATTATTACGAGAAGAAAAGCGCCAGCGATGCCGGGAAAAAGGCCTTTGTCGTTAACCGGATCGGCGATTTCGGTTTTCTGCTGGGTCTGTTTCTGCTGTTCTGGTCTCTTGGCTCCAAGGGGGTTTGGACTATTCGGTTCACGGAAATCGCCGCCAATGCTCATCTGTTGGAACAGGGTGGTCTGGTTGTGACGCTGGTGACCCTGTGTTTCTTTCTTGGTGC
Protein-coding sequences here:
- a CDS encoding NADH-quinone oxidoreductase subunit J family protein, translated to MDLLQQLFFYLVALVTLVSGFLVIRCKNPINSAISLVMTFFCLAVFYVMLHAPFMAAVQIMVYAGAIMVLIMFVIMLLNLGSEVVGRYRHAVTGALVAGGLLLLQLLILVKQGGVSPTGGTINAQTVEAVGHTELIGFAMFTDFLLPFEIASILLLVAIVGAVVLAKREV
- a CDS encoding iron-sulfur cluster assembly scaffold protein; translation: MYTDKVMDHFSNPRNVGQIDNPNVVVKVGDPGCGDAVLIFLKIENDIIVDIKYRVYGCGAAIATTSMASTLVKGKTLTDALEVTDERVAEALGGLPESKMHCSNLAATAIRAAVTRYLHPPEVKAGGEGSGN
- the nuoK gene encoding NADH-quinone oxidoreductase subunit NuoK, which codes for MITVYHYLVLSAILFSLGVIGVLTRRNAIVLFMCVELMLNAVNLSFIALSSHLGNMDGQVFVFFIMTVAAAEAAVGLALMIAFYRNRESIDVEDFSLLKW
- a CDS encoding NADH-quinone oxidoreductase subunit B, with product MGVNQQEIAPSLAEHNNVLGNNILTASLDKLVNWSRSRSLWPMTFGLACCAIEMMAAGAARFDLDRLGVLFRASPRQADVIIIAGTVTHKMMPVIRTVYEQMPEPKYVIAMGACASSGGVFDTYSVLQGIDQELPVDVYVPGCPPRPEGLLYGLIKLQEKIMRERNSFGAAIGAGQVIRG
- the nuoD gene encoding NADH dehydrogenase (quinone) subunit D; translated protein: MAKKDIMTINMGPQHPSTHGVLQLVLELDGETVVDAVPHIGFLHRGVEKLAENRSYHRALPLTDRLDYLAPMSNNLGYVLAVEKLLGITDLIPERAKVVRVMMAELTRIKSHLVWLATHALDIGAMTVFLYCFREREAIMDMYEKLSGARMTSNYFRVGGLSQDLPEGFEADVRTFIDAMPGHIETYEGLLTGNKIWQKRTIGVATIDAAAAIDVGLSGPALRASGVDWDLRRDNPYSGYEDYEFKVVTRSGGDTFDRYKVRLDEMRESCKIIRQALDKLKPGPILADAPGVCLPAKKDVVSSIEGLIHHFKLITDGFKPEAGEVYQGIEAPKGELGYYLVSDGSAQPYRMKIRPPSFVNLQALPQMVRGALLADVIAAIGTLDIVLGEIDR
- a CDS encoding NuoI/complex I 23 kDa subunit family protein, translating into MIKEFIQGLSITAKHLLPGHSTTVEYPKVKLQPSERFRGLHRLVPAHNREKCVACYLCPTVCPAKCITVEAAEDENGLKYPTVYQIDMLRCIFCGYCVEACPVEAIEMTGEYELANYTREDFCFSKDRLLK
- a CDS encoding NADH-quinone oxidoreductase subunit C, which codes for MSQAVVAKLKEAFPAAVGSVREHRGEWTVVVDRAQVVAVCRYLKEQAGYNFLCDLCGVDYLGRQPRFEVVYNLYNIATKERLRLKVQVPEADACVETVSGVWSTANWHERECWDLLGIRFASHPDLRRILMPDNWQGHPLRKDYPLQGPGREPYQGRLS
- a CDS encoding complex I NDUFA9 subunit family protein, producing MKILLTGATGFVGQAVLTCLLHHGHQVHCLVRRPNALPPAHGALAFTGDVLDDTSLDRAAAGCQAAIHLVGIIRQYPQQNITYQRLHVEASRRVLAAAQRAGIRRYLHMSANGARSGSPSGYCDSKGRAEELVRQSALDWTIFRPSLIYGRQGAFTRMLAQQVRLLPAVPVIGDGRYPLAPVAVDDIAGAFVSALEQPDSHGQTYPCCGPDRLSYNELIDAVALALGKKPPLKLHQPASLMRWLSRPLQHLSSYPVTVEQIDLLLAGNCCDDQRWCDTFALQPTSLTNGLHQALEDFPWH
- the nuoH gene encoding NADH-quinone oxidoreductase subunit NuoH is translated as MLSLSNDPLLFVAVMLAKILAVFVVVILIVAYATYAERKIIGHMQTRLGPTMTGPLGLLQPIADGLKLFFKEDIIPAQASKVAFVLAPMMILVPAFITIAVVPFGGDIEVGGYRVPLQIADLNVGILYVLAMAGLGVYGIVLAGWASNNKYSLLGGVRSAAQMISYELAAGLSIIAVFMLAETLSLRGIVAAQSGSVMNWYIFSQPLAFVLFVITSMAEVNRTPFDLPEAETELVSGFCTEYSSMKYALFFMAEYANMVVVSAIASTLFLGGPAGPFPGAVNLLLKVFGFMFFFIWVRATMPRVKYNQLMFMGWKVFLPLALLNIVVTGIVLVL
- a CDS encoding NADH-quinone oxidoreductase subunit A — translated: MLESYLPILVLIALAVLFALGSVVFSFIFGPKKPSAVKLAPYECGMPLFGTARERFSVKFYIVAMLFILFDIEAVFLYPWAVVFKRLGMFGFIEMGVFILILLVGYVYVWKKGALEWE